One stretch of Euphorbia lathyris chromosome 7, ddEupLath1.1, whole genome shotgun sequence DNA includes these proteins:
- the LOC136235860 gene encoding uncharacterized protein At5g39865, translating into MWRRWTKSPVQLHPPSSNPSFSSTSFKDIHNLFTDDDDSPVPNTKLSSIFHRVRAANSILRSFSATPEVSDSQFDSQPHNNVLPALKTPPPSPSPPQSSLPQSELQEPAPPPQSNPPQSELQEPAPQPPSITIPGAEKQIVIYFTSLRVVRSTFEDCRFVQTLLRTFRVSIDERDLAMDSSFIKELQQIFGGGGQTKLTLPCVFIGGRYIGGADEIRDLHDAGELKKLVKGLPAAEPGACHVCGGYKFILCTDCNGSHKMYTEKFAFRSCIACNENGLIRCPSCSSCSSFC; encoded by the coding sequence ATGTGGCGGCGCTGGACTAAATCACCCGTTCAACTTCATCCACCTTCTTCTAATCCCTCTTTCTCTTCCACTTCCTTCAAAGATATCCATAACCTTTTCACCGACGACGACGATTCTCCCGTCCCAAACACCAAATTATCCTCCATTTTCCACCGCGTCCGCGCCGCCAACTCAATCCTCCGATCCTTTTCCGCAACTCCTGAAGTCTCCGATTCTCAATTTGATTCTCAACCTCATAATAATGTCTTACCAGCTCTTAAAACACCGCCGCCATCGCCATCGCCACCGCAAAGTAGTCTCCCTCAATCGGAGCTCCAAGAGCCCGCACCGCCACCGCAAAGTAATCCTCCTCAATCGGAGCTCCAAGAACCCGCACCGCAACCGCCTTCCATTACAATACCGGGAGCCGAAAAACAGATTGTTATATACTTCACAAGCCTCCGAGTAGTCCGATCGACATTCGAGGATTGCAGATTCGTTCAGACGCTCCTCCGAACATTTCGAGTATCGATCGACGAACGAGATCTGGCGATGGATTCCAGCTTCATAAAAGAGTTACAGCAGATATTTGGCGGCGGTGGTCAAACTAAGTTAACTTTGCCGTGTGTTTTCATCGGCGGAAGGTACATTGGCGGTGCGGATGAGATTAGAGATTTGCACGACGCAGGTGAGCTCAAAAAGCTTGTGAAAGGATTGCCCGCAGCGGAACCTGGCGCCTGTCACGTGTGCGGTGGTTATAAGTTCATTTTGTGCACCGACTGTAACGGTAGCCATAAAATGTATACAGAGAAATTTGCATTCAGAAGCTGTATCGCTTGCAACGAGAATGGTCTCATTAGGTGCCCTTCTTgctcttcttgttcttctttcTGCTAA